The nucleotide window GGGCAGCAACGTGATTCCCATCGCGGTGCGAGGCCAGCGGCCGGGGCGTTATCTGGTGACGGCGCTGGCGCGTGCGGGCGACCAGCGCATCGAGCACGACGTGGTGCTGGAGGTCACGGGCGGATGAAGACGGGGTTCTCGACACCGGCGCTCGCCGTCCTCCTGTGGCTGGGAGGAGGGGTCGCGCACGCCCAGCAGACACCGGCCCCGCCGCCAACGGAGGCCGCGAGGCCGCCCGAGGCCCCCGTACCGCCCCCACCGTCCGGAGCGCAGCAGGCGCACGTGCGCAGTTCGCACACGGTGGACGTCATCGCGCCGGGAGAACAGGTGGACACCATCCTGGGGCGCAGGAACGCGGAGCGCCCTCCCCCACCGCCCCGGGGCGACACGGCCCGTCCCCCTCCGGGTCCGGACGCGCGTGGCCCTTCGGGTGGACCGGGACAGGACGGCCGGCCCAACGGATCGCGCCCGCCCGGGGACGAGGGCCGCATGCGCTCGCCGTCCCCGAGGACCGACGGAGCACCACCGCCGCCCAATCAGCAGCCTCCCGCGCAGCCCCAACAGCCGCCGCGGCGCTGAAGGCGGGGTCGTCAGCGCAGGAGGGTTCCCGCCTCGAATCTCCAAAACCTGTCCGACTGTCCGACAGGTTTCCGCAGCCCGGATGAAGCGGCGGCCCCCTGCCGCGGTTGTCCAAAGCCTGTCCGACTGTCGGACAGGTTTGTCCGGGTCGCCGCCAAGGGGGCGTGTTCCCCCAGGGTTCTCGACTCGCCTCCATCTGGACGGGAGTCATGTCAGAGGACCTGGCGGCGCCGTGAGCACGGACTGGGTCGGTGCGCACCGGGCTCTCTCCCCGTGCCGGATGGCGCGGTGCGCTGCCCTCGCACCCGTGCGGGGAATGCGCTACGTCGCGGTGCGTGTGGACGGGCCTGCTGCTCCTGGTGGCGCTCGCGGCCGGGGAGCCGCTGGAGGACGCGCGCGAGTCCTTCGCGGCGGGCCGGTACGCGGAGGCGGAACAGCAGGCGCTCCAGGCCCCACCTTCCGGCGCCTCGCTGTACCTCGTGGGCCTGGCCCGCTTCCGCTTGGGCCGTCCCGCGGAAGCGCTGGAGGCCCTGGAGGCCGCGGGGCACGCTTCGGATGCTCCGGAGCCCGACGCCTGGAACTTCAACCGGGGCGCATGCCTCTATGCCCTGGGGCGCTTCGCGGAGGCGGAGGAGGCTTTCGCCCACGTCCGTGAAGGTGCCCCACTCGCCCGCGTGGCGTGGATCAACGCTGGCTTCGCCGCGTTCGACGCGGGCGCTCCGGACCGTGCCGCGCAATGGGCGGAACGAGCCTCGCCGGGTGCATCCACGGCGGAGGCGCTGCAGGTAGAGGAGCTGCGCGCCCTGGTCTCGCCCGCCGTGAACGAAGGGGATGAGGCCTACCGGCAGGGACTCGCGTCCTTCGACGCCGGCCGGTTCGACGAGGCCCGTGCGCACTTCCTGCGCGCGGCGGAGCGGCAGCCCGACTCCGGCAGGGCCCGGCTCATGGCGGGTGCGTCGGCCTGGCGCATGGGCTCGCGCGCGGAGGCCCGCGAGGACCTCACCGCGGCGCTCGCGCTGACGTTGACCCCGCTGGACCGCGCGACGGCGTATCAGTACCTGGACCTGCTCTCCCACGGACTGCGCTCCAGCGGCCCGAGCCTCTGGGTCTCCGCGAGCGTGGGGCCGGGCTTCGACAGCAACGTGCTCCAGGTAGGCGTCGCGGCCCGCGACGTGTCCGGCGCGAACGCGGACGTGGTGACCGCGAGCCCCTTCGCGGAGGCCAGCGTGGGCATCAGCGCACGCTTCCGCCTGTCCGACCGGCTCTTCGCGGCCCTGTCCTACGGCGGCAGCCAGCGCGCCTACTCTGAATCCTCCGTCCGGGACTACTCGCTCCAGCTCCACCGCGCGACGGCGGCCGCGGAGTGGGAGGCCGCGCGCCGGGTGCGCGTGGGGCTCCTCGCGGGCGGAGACATCTTCTTCACCGGCCTGGCGGACTTCCGGGGGCTCCAGGCCTCCGTGAATGCCAACGCGTGGCTGGCCTGGGACGAAACCGAACACACCAGCACGCGGCTGGACCTGGGCGCCGCCGGCAAGGACGGAATTGGAGAGGAGTTCGCCTACCTCACCGGTCCACGCCTGGATGCGACGCTGTCCCAGGAATGGCGCCTGGGGCCCGCGAGCATCACCGCGTGGTACCGCTACCGGCAGGACCGCATCGGCACGCTGGAGCAATCCTTCACCAGCGAGGATGCCTCCCTCGTGTCGCAGACGTATGTCATTCCGTTCGGCTTCACGGGCCACGCCGTGGGCGCGTCCAGCCGGTGGCAACCCCTGCCATGGCTCGCCGCCAGCCTGGACGCGGACGTGGAGTGGCGCCGCTACCTGGAGGACAACGCCCTGCGCGTCGTGACGGCCGGAGGAGACACCGAGACGTGGGACGTCCGCCGCCGCTACGACACGCGCTTCGTGATCATCCCCTCCGTGAGCGCCCGGCTGTCGAGCCACCTGCGGCTCACCGCTCGCTACGAGTTGCTGGTGAACCGCTCCAACATCGACATGCGGCTGACGGACGACGACCCCGCCGCATGCGAAGGTGCTGAACACCTCTGCCACGCGTATGACGCCACGAATGGCAACTACGAGAAGCACGGGGTGATGCTCCAGCTCGAAGCCGTGTGGTGAGCCGGGAACCCGCGTGTCCGCTCCGCGATAGCGCTGTCCATCCACGGGGTGGGGCCTTCAGGCAAGGCAGCGTGGAGGACGTGTTGCGAGGACGGGGATGCCTCTCCACCTTGCCGCACGACGAACCCACGACAGAGGAGGCACACCATGCCCATGTCCCGACTGCCGCTGATGCTCGCCGCGACCACGGCGCTTTGTTTCTCCGCGGGTTGTTCCAAGAAGGGGATGCACAAGGAGGAGTCCAAGGAGCCGATGTCCGCCACCGCGATGTCGTCCACGGGGGACCAGCGCTGCCCCATGTCCGTCCCGGGCGCGCAGGTCCAGACGCAGGACACGTCCGACGGCGTGGCGCTCATGTTCACCACGTCCGACCCGTCGCAGGTGTCGGACCTCCAGATGCGCGCCCGGCGGATGCTGAACGAGCAGTCCAAGCGCACCGCCAGCACGGAGACCCCCCTGGACCTGGCGCAGGAGGAGGACCTGGGCGACAGCGCCACGGAGATGCAGGATGGCCGCAACGATAGCGGCACCGGCGGAGGTGGCGACCAGGGCATGGCCGGGGCGCCCAGCGTCCCCTCCAAGGCCGTGGCAACGGACACGCCGGAGGGCATCACCATCACCTACTCCGCGCAGGACCACATGCAGCAGCGCCAGCTCATCGACGAGGTCCACGAGACCGCCCGTCAGCTGAAGGGCGGCAACTGCCCCGGCATGTAGCCCATGCCCACGCGCCGGGACCGCGTGACGAGCGCCGTCCCGGCGGAAGTCCTACCGGAGGAACACCACCGTGAGGTTGTTGCTCGGCATCTCCACCACGCGCTCGCGCTGGAGCCCGTGGCGCGCCGCCTCCGCGGTCACCGCGCCCAGCTCGCGCACGCCCCAGGACGGGTCGCGCGCGCGGAGCGATTCGTCGAAGGCGAGGTTGCTCGGCGCGGTCTCCTTCCCCTCCACGAAGTAGGGGCCGTACAGCACCAGCCGTCCGCCCGGACGCAGCACCCGCGCCGCGCCCCGCATCAATCCCTGGCAGGCCGCCCACGGCGCGATGTGGATCATGTTCACGCAGAGCACGGCGTCCGCGTGCTCCACCGGCCATGCGTCCGAGCTCGCGTCCAGCAAACGCGCGGGCAGGACGTTGGCCAGCCCTTCCTCCACGCGCCACGCGTCGATGCTCTCCAGCGACGACGGGTCGCCGTCCGTCGGCTGCCAGGTCAGCCCCGGGAACGCCTTCGCGAAGAAGGCCGCGTGCTGGCCGGTGCCGCTCGCCACCTCCAGCAACGTGCCCTCCGTGGGCAGCACCTCCCGGAGGACGGCGAGGAGCGGTTCGCGGTTGCGTTCGGTGGCCGGGGCGTGACGCTTCATGCCCTCCCCTCTTCCACACCCGCGCACGCGAGGAAAGGCCTCTCGCGGAAGATTGCAATCGCAGTCAAACCGGCGGCCGCCCGCGCACGGAATCCGCAACACTTTCCGGGACCTGTCGAAAACCTCCTGCCTCGACTCGCCTCATCCCCCAGGCAGGAGTGACCTTGACGTTCTTCAACCGGAATGTTTCACGCATGCTGTGCTCGGTATCGCTGCTCACGCTCGCGAGTTGCGGGCCGCTGACGGAGGACGCCTCCTCCCTCCCCGAGCAGGAGGTCGCGACCGCCCGGCAGGCGGTATCCAACATCGCGTACCGGAGCAGCGCCACGGCGGGCGGCAGCACGCGCACGTCGCTGAGCATCGCGAAGCCCACGGGCACGGCGGTGGGTGACGTGCTGCTGGCGCGCATCATCAACCGCAACAACGTGGCCGCGGTGGCGACGCCTCCCGCGGGCTGGACGCTGGTGCGCTCGGACCAGAGCGCGTCGCAGCTCAAGGCGTGGATCTTCTACAAGGTCGCCACCGCGTCCGAGCCGTCCACGTACGCGTTCAACATCGACCTCGCCAGCTACATGGCCGGCAGCATCTCCGCGTTCTCCGGCGTGGACACGGCCAACCCCATCGACGCGCAGACGGGCC belongs to Corallococcus exiguus and includes:
- a CDS encoding tetratricopeptide repeat protein gives rise to the protein MWTGLLLLVALAAGEPLEDARESFAAGRYAEAEQQALQAPPSGASLYLVGLARFRLGRPAEALEALEAAGHASDAPEPDAWNFNRGACLYALGRFAEAEEAFAHVREGAPLARVAWINAGFAAFDAGAPDRAAQWAERASPGASTAEALQVEELRALVSPAVNEGDEAYRQGLASFDAGRFDEARAHFLRAAERQPDSGRARLMAGASAWRMGSRAEAREDLTAALALTLTPLDRATAYQYLDLLSHGLRSSGPSLWVSASVGPGFDSNVLQVGVAARDVSGANADVVTASPFAEASVGISARFRLSDRLFAALSYGGSQRAYSESSVRDYSLQLHRATAAAEWEAARRVRVGLLAGGDIFFTGLADFRGLQASVNANAWLAWDETEHTSTRLDLGAAGKDGIGEEFAYLTGPRLDATLSQEWRLGPASITAWYRYRQDRIGTLEQSFTSEDASLVSQTYVIPFGFTGHAVGASSRWQPLPWLAASLDADVEWRRYLEDNALRVVTAGGDTETWDVRRRYDTRFVIIPSVSARLSSHLRLTARYELLVNRSNIDMRLTDDDPAACEGAEHLCHAYDATNGNYEKHGVMLQLEAVW
- a CDS encoding DUF938 domain-containing protein, which produces MKRHAPATERNREPLLAVLREVLPTEGTLLEVASGTGQHAAFFAKAFPGLTWQPTDGDPSSLESIDAWRVEEGLANVLPARLLDASSDAWPVEHADAVLCVNMIHIAPWAACQGLMRGAARVLRPGGRLVLYGPYFVEGKETAPSNLAFDESLRARDPSWGVRELGAVTAEAARHGLQRERVVEMPSNNLTVVFLR